TTTATTACAACGAACTTGTCTTATTACCCTCACGAGTCTCGTCTCTTTCACAATTCAATGGCTTATTTTtaagtgtgtttttttatccatcgtgtaagtttttttttgagttgtttaaataaaaatttgtatgaTGAAAAATGTTCACTAGCAAAATACTTGACCCTGAAGTATCCTAAATTTTTCTGGTTCATACTCAAATGTTAGgcttactttgttttctttggtcaCCTAAAAAAAAGTGGACTGATCAGCCTAATTATTTGTGCAAACTTTAATGATTGGGCTGCATCTCTTTCTTATGAGCCCATTATATGGGCCCAGAAGTTAACAGTTGCTTGTCTAACCTTCTCGGAATAGTTATTTGGGCCTTATATTTGGGCTTGATTCCACGCTTCATGAAACGGAAGTTAATCCGGTAGTGTTCTCCTGGTCCATGCTGCGGAAAATATGAGCAAGGTTAATTTGGCAACTTGTTGATGcagctttttattttcttggattttttttttaatttctaagtATGTTTAGGCAATGTTCCAATATTCATACAgctaaaaaaatgttaatattcaCAATCATCTTTTGTTTAACCACTAACTTATAACATTTTAAACCGAAGAATAATTGACGAGTCAATGTTGAGTAAACCGGAACAATTTTGCTTTTCATTTATAAACCTTTAAACGACGTCGTTACGATAGACGCTTCCAGCTTCGTTTTATTTCTAGCTTTAGAGcgtctctttcctttttcgtttacttttcaatattttccCCTAAAAATGTCGATTCCTTCTGTAATTGCTCTAACGGCTACTTTTTCTCCAGAGCATCATAAGATACCTCAACGTTAACgataacaaattaattaagatcAGTTTCGATCAATTGCTTGTGATCCGATTAGAGAGTTCCGGAGATGGAACAGCCGAAGAAAGTTGCTGATAGGTATCTAAAGCGAGAGGTTCTTGGTCAAGGTACTTATGGAGTCGTCTTCAAAGCTACTGATACAAAGGTGAAGATGATTCCTCTCTCaattcttcatattttttgtcGATCCCATCGAAACTAGGGTTCCAATTCTGTCGTGTGTCTTTTGACGTGTCTCTTCCTGGGAACAATTTGGTTAAATCTGATAGCTCTTAGGTTTTAAATCAGCTAAAGTTTCGATCTTTACACTAATATGTGTTCTTAGAAGTCAAAGTTTGCATTTTTATGTTCTTAATGGATTTAAAGTGtgtagtttttgtttaagtttgtATAAGGAagctgatttgttttgttgtggcAATTTGTAGAATGGAGAAACTGTAGCGATCAAGAAAATAAGACTTggtaaagagaaagaaggtgTGAATGTAACAGCTCTTAGAGAAATCAAATTACTTAAAGAGCTTAAGCATCCACATATAATTGAGTTGATTGATGCGTTTCCTCACAAGGAGAATTTGCACATCGTGTTTGAGTTCATGGAGACTGATCTCGAAGCAGTTATCCGAGATCGTAATCTCTATCTTTCGCCTGGTGATGTCAAATCTTACCTCCAAATGATATTGAAAGGTCTTGAATATTGCCATGGCAAATGGGTTCTGCACAGGTACTATCATTGGAACTTAGAAGCAGAACTTGTTCTATCTCTAATAAGGTCTGTTTTGATTTAAACTTATGGATGATCATTCGTATTTGTTTCAGAGATATGAAGCCAAACAACTTGTTGATAGGACCCAATGGACAGCTGAAACTTGCAGATTTTGGGTTAGCACGTATATTTGGTAGCCCAGGTCGTAAGTTTACCCACCAGGTatgctttgtttgttgtgaCAATGCTATTTATGTAGTAGTTCTGCTATCTTTCGTATCTTGATGTCCTTTAGCAATTTTCATAGGTGTTTGCTAGATGGTATAGAGCACCTGAACTTTTGTTTGGTGCAAAACAATATGATGGTGCAGTTGATGTTTGGGCTGCTGGCTGCATTTTTGCTGAACTTCTATTACGCAGACCATTTCTTCAGGTGAACCTCCATTTTGATTGTGTAGTAATCCAGTGCATCTGTCTACTTGTTTATCTAACTTACTTATTCCATTGCAGGGAAACAGTGATATTGATCAATTAAGCAAAATCTTTGCTGCCTTTGGGACTCCAAAAGCAGATCAGTGGCCTGACATGATCTGCCTTCCTGATTATGTAGAGTATCAATTTGTCCCTGCTCCTTCTTTACGTTCTTTACTCCCAACGGTTAGTGAGGATGCTTTAGATTTGTTGTCAAAGATGTTCACCTATGACCCCAAGTCTAGAATATCGATTCAGCAGGCTCTAAAACACAGGTACCTAAAAATCTCCCCTATGGATAATGCATAAGAACAggttatttagttttgttctcaaaccttgatttctttttaaaggTACTTCACATCTGCACCTTCACCTACTGACCCTTTAAAGCTCCCAAGACCAGTTTCCAAGCAAGATGCTAAGTCATCTGATAGTAAACTTGAAGCCATTAAAGTGCTGTCACCAGCACATAAGTTTAGAAGAGTGATGCCTGACCGAGGAAAGTCTGGTAATGGTTTCAAGGACCAGAGTGTTGATGTCATGAGACAAGCTAGCCATGATGGACAAGCACCAATGTCTTTAGATTTCACCATCTTAGCTGAGCGGCCACCAAACCGACCAACCATCACCAGGTAAAAACAATTGGTTTTATTACAGTCAGTTCTTGGTCAgcttaaaaaatgaaaacttttgaTGAATTCTTGATTTTTGGATTTGCAGTGCAGATAGATCTCATCTGAAGAGGAAACTTGATCTCGAGTTCCTATAGGATATCGCGTAACAGGCTTCTTCTTGACGTCGTTCTTCAGGTTCCTATAGCCTATAGGATCTCTCTTACTGGTTGGTTCCGTTCAGTAATTCCTGAAATTTTTCATATCACAACTAGTGATGACGAATAGTTTGAATCATTCTTTCTGtctaaaataaagaatataaAGCACAGATGATTAACTAATCATCATGTACACCCTTCATAGaaaaatctctgtttttggcCTATGTTTAGAAGAGAGCTCTGATCCCAAACTCATTCTTCGTTCATTTCCAATTTAAAGTCCAGAATTTTTAGTATCGAACACGTTGGTGTATtacatatatgaatttttgatCTCATTACACTAATGCTCGATGAGAATGGAAACACATCCAAGGAATTTCAATAACTATGTAACAATGGTAAAGTTTTCTAAAGACCAATGTACGGCCACATCAATTAGAAATTCCCAATAAGTTCATATGGGCATACAAGAATAAAGCACTCATTAAGCTCATTTGCAACTGCTTTTTCCTCAGACGTTTATTGATCATTGGACGTCACCATCTTTGTCATCTGAAGATCCGACTCTGTTCGTAGCTTTCTTTGCCTAATCAtgtaaaacaagaaacagaatcaCATTATGGCAGAgttattatacatataaaactGAGCCGATCAGTTAAAAGGTTTTACCTCTTTATCCCAGTTTGTGAATATAGTGACTAAGGAAAGACACAACACTTGAACAGACAATGCTGTTACGATTCCCAGCCAAAGCCCCTACAATATGAAAATaccacaaaataaaagtttctaTAAAACTAGTCTTGTGTTTGAACTTGAGAATGAGAAGGAGAGTTTAAGATTATTACCCGACCACCAATGTGGAAATGGAAACCAAGTAACAATCCTAATGGAACTCCAACAAGATAATATGATCCAAGATTCACACATGCTCCAATTTTCTGCCATCCACATCCTCTAGCAACCCCTGCAACCATAAATCAAAACTATTTGACCAGGATTCGAACCggacatatataaacaaggaACCAAAGCCAATCTTCTATCATTCAAAACCTGAGAGTACGCATTGTAAGCCATCAAGGAAGTTTCCACATGCAACAATCGGTATCATTGATGCGGCATATGCGATGATTTTCGGGTCGCTGCTAAAAGCATGACCTAAGATCTTCCGAATCGACAACAAAACTGTTACAACCACAATTCCCTCGGCTACTGCTATGCCTACAATGACATATACAGCCAGTTTTGCCACTTGTGGATTCCCTGCTCCTAACTCGTTTGAGACCCTTATGCTGCAAGTTAACAGAAACACACAAAGTGAGATAGGTTGGTTTgatgagatttttctttttatgagCTCTTGGATACATTTTGTTACTGACCTTGCAGCGCCACCAAGACCAACCGAAATCTGCCAGATTGTTAGGGAAGTATTTAGACTGAAAAGTTGCAGAAATGAGGTTGATcaaatataaagaagaagtaCACAAACTCTGAGTACCATAAGACAAAGATAACCGAAATCTACCAGATTGAAAGCACCGAAGTTTCTAAAACCGGGTTAGGAAGAAGGCCTGAGGCAAGAACCAGAAGCTCGAAGGACCAAAGCTCCAAACTGTTTCAAACAGAATTTGATTAAAATGCAGATACTGGAACCTGAACAATGCAGCATTTTATGTTTGATGACTTACCAGACCATGACCGCTGAAGGAAAAGCAATTTTAGAGAAATCATAAAGTTCTTGAAAAGCCTCTTTCGAAAACCCGGTCCAACTATGCGAGCAAGAAGGCGAAAACTTGACATAACACGAGAGGAGAATGACGTTGAACCAGTAAGAGACCGAAATAGCAAGAGCAGCTCCTCTGTATCCTAAACCAGTCTTCAACACAAACAACCAACAGAGAAGCAAATGAAGACATGTAGTGATACCAGAGCAGACAAAGACAGGGAACACATTGTTCTGCGCTTGCAAGAACCTGTTGATACATTGAAGCAGTCCGTAGGCGAAGAGGCTCGGGATCATGTATTTAGCGTAGGAGCCAGCAACACTTGCAATGGACTTGTCTTGATGGACCAATACGAGAATCTGTTCTGTGTTAGCCCAAATGATTGAGAGAGGAACAGAGAGTATAAGAAGTACAAACATTGCTCTCTGCATTTGAATTCCCAATTTTCCATATAGTTTTGCTCCGTAAGCTTGGCCACATAGTGTCTCCAATGCACTTGCTGTTCCCAACTGTTTCACATACACACAAACTTTGaacaaagttacaaaacagaggataacTAAGGTTATGTTATTGAAtgcactctttttttttttttgactggATCGTGAGAGATGGGACGAAGAAACGTACGAGGAAGGTGAAGCCGGTAACGGAGGCAAAGGAGGTGGCGATAGAGGCGgcagagagaggaagagagccAAGATGGCCAACGAACATGACGGAGATGACTTGGAGAGAGTATTGAAGAAGGCTAACACCAATGAGTGGAGCAGAAAGCCATAGCTGCTTCTTCACCTCCTCCTTCACACGAATCATCGTCGTGTCTTTCTCTGTGATCAGAAGCGGAGGCGTCACAccatcttccattttctctctgtttctcacaaaaaaatatgtcaaaaaaaaactaagagaaaTAGAATAACAACAaactatctctctctttgttccTAGTCTTTAGGGTTTGTGGAGCCGTCGTTGATATTTATGCATTTTTTAAGGAATGAAATCTTTTAATTATGTGGTAAATagaaattaatttcttttctacTTCCCCCTGAGGCagattatattttgttttattaaatgaCAACAACAATTGAAAGATGCTCACAATTCACAACCacgcatttttttttatattcaaagCTTCCGATTATATAGACAATGACGTGAGTGGCTCCTAGTTGCTCTTCTCTTATTCTATTCTCCATCGAGTCAGGAGACCACCTCAGACTCTGTCTCCGGTATTACTAGCAAAACTCTCCTTTAGCTTTCTTCACCAAAAGTTGTTATGATTACATAACCTATGAGGAGATTGGAAACTATGAGGAGAGGCACCATTATTGCTACATATTACAGAGATTAAGGCAATTTCCGAGAAAGTATTGAGGATTTTAGTACTAATGTACAGAAAGTTACAAAAGAGTGTGTTTACCAAGTGGGGAAAACTGAAGTTTCCAAAACAGGATTTTGGAAGTAAAGCCTGAGACTGAGAGGAAGACCATTTTCTTGTATGACCAAATCGTTATGATTCCATCAAGATATGATCAACATTAAAGATATGATATATACAAGAAGACATGAATCATATATGTGTACCACCAGTCTAACCAAACCATGAATGCAGATGGAAGACCAAAGAAACACCATAACGTTCTCAAGAGCCTCTGGGGAGAACCCGGTCCATGTTTTGGCGCAAGAAGGCGATAATTTAACGTAAATACTCAACAAGACAACATTAACCCAAAATGAAAGCGAAGTTGCTTGGGAAGCTTCTCTGATTCCCAAACCAGACTTCAACACCAAACCCCAACAAGCATGAACGTGAAGCAAAACCGGAACAGAGCATGAGAGGAAACACTCTGTTTTAGCTCGCAAAGAAAAGCACTTGAGAATCACGCACCCGATAAGGTCTGGGATCAAGAACACGATGTATGATCCAAAGGTTTAGGCAATGATCGCGTCTTGGTCAAGAAACACAAGAATGGATGATACATTGATCCATATAATGGATAATGGTAATTAAGCATAAAAGTACAAGAACTGCCGCGTTTCTTCTAGCCATTTCCCTCCACCGCCTCCACCGCAGGGACGTCTACGATTAACGGATTCGCCGGAGACTCATCAAAATTGGAATAGTGGTACGTAGTTGGCTAAATCGTAATCGTTTATGGCTTTTAAAGCAGtcaccaatcaaacaaaacctttGTATACGACGAATTTCACAACAGACATAGAAAAGGCCCACTGTAATAACCTTGTAAAGCCCAATAGAATTATTTAGTAAAGATTAGCGCGTTGTCATCACGCGCTGAATTTCCGCACAATGTGTAATTTCAATTGCAGATTTTTTTGGAGTCGCATAATTCTTCTTCAACCCCTAAAGATTTGAGATAATCTCTGAGGAGTTTCTCAGAGAAAAAATGCTTCAGCCAAGTCCTCCTCACTACTCTTCCTCTAGAGATGTcagacatcatcatcatcatcatcatcatcatcatcatctagcTCTGAGTTCTAAAGCTAGGGTTTTTCCACTTTCACTTCCCTGTAACTTCTCCTCTAGGGTTTCTTTTAAGCTTCAACTTCACTGCGccgcttcttcctcttcttcagtttctccACCTCGATGCTCTAAACCTAACCCAAGCTCTCGAAAACGCAAATATGGCGGCGTAATCCCTTCCATTTTGCGTTCTCTTGACTCTTCCACTGATATTGAAACAACTCTAGCTTCTCTTTGTCTCAATTTAAGCCCTAAAGAACAAACTGTTCTTCTTAAAGAGCAGACTCGTTGGGAAAGAGTTCTTCGTGTGTTTCGATTTTTCCAGTCTCACCAAAGTTATGTTCCTAATGTGATTCATTACAACATTGTGTTAAGAGCTTTAGGGAGAGCGGGGAAATGGGATGAATTGAGGCTTTGTTGGATTGAGATGGCTCATAATGGTGTTTTGCCTACTAACAATACTTATGGTATGCTTGTTGATGTTTATGGTAAAGCTGGTCTTGTTAAGGAAGCTCTTCTTTGGATTAAGCATATGGGACAGAGAATGCATTTCCCTGATGAAGTCACTATGGCTACTGTTGTTAGAGTTTTCAAGAACTCCGGTGAGTTTGATCGTGCTGATAGGTTCTTTAAAGGTTGGTGCGCTGGAAAAGTTGATCTTGATTTGGATTCTATTGATGATTTTCCTAAGAATGGTTCAGCTCAATCTCCTGTGAACTTGAAGCAGTTCTTGTCGATGGAGCTTTTTAAGGTTGGTGCAAGGAATCCTATTGAGAAAAGTCTGCATTTTGCATCTGGTTCAGACTCTTCTCCGAGGAAGCCAAGGTTAACTTCCACCTTCAACACTCTGATTGATTTGTATGGAAAGGCAGGTCGTTTAAACGATGCTGCTAATCTCTTCTCGGAGATGTTGAAATCTGGAGTACCTATAGATACTGTAACGTTTAACACGATGATACATACTTGTGGAACTCATGGGCATTTGTCAGAGGCTGAATccttgttgaagaagatggaagagaAAGGGATATCCCCTGATACTAAGACATATAATATCCTTTTGTCTCTTCATGCTGATGCTGGGGACATTGAGGCAGCTCTTGAGTACTATAGGAAAATTAGGAAAGTAGGACTTTTTCCTGATACTGTAACTCATCGAGCTGTTCTTCATATCTTGTGTCAGCGGAAAATGGTTGCAGAAGTTGAAGCTGTGATAGCTGAGATGGACAGAAATAGCATTCGCATTGATGAGCACTCTGTTCCTGTTATTATGCAGATGTATGTCAATGAAGGTTTAGTCGTACAGGCAAAAGCTCTGTTTGAGAGGTTCCAGTTGGATTGTGTGCTTTCGTCAACGACACTTGCAGCAGTTATTGATGTCTATGCTGAAAAGGGACTGTGGGTTGAAGCGGAGACTGTGTTCTATGGGAAAAGAAACATGTCAGGCCAGAGGAATGATGTTTTGGAGTACAATGTCATGATCAAGGCTTATGGTAAGGCCAAACTTCATGAGAAAGcactttctctcttcaaaGGGATGAAGAACCAAGGGACTTGGCCTGATGAGTGCACTTACAATTCCCTATTCCAGATGCTTGCTGGGGTTGATTTAGTGGACGAAGCCCAGCGGATCTTGGCTGAAATGCTGGATTCGGGCTGTAAACCTGGATGCAAGACCTATGCTGCTATGATAGCTAGCTATGTGCGGCTTGGCCTGTTGTCTGATGCAGTTGACCTGTACGAGGCAATGGAAAAAACAGGGGTGAAACCGAATGAAGTTGTTTATGGTTCCTTAATTAATGGGTTTGCTGAGAGTGGAATGGTCGAAGAAGCGATTCAATACTTTAGAATGATGGAAGAACATGGCGTTCAGTCCAATCATATCGTTCTGACTTCCCTTATCAAGGCTTATAGCAAAGTGGGGTGTCTTGAAGAAGCTAGGAGAGTGTATGACAAAATGAAGGATTCAGAAGGTGGCCCAGATGTTGCTGCATCAAACAGCATGCTAAGTCTGTGTGCAGATCTTGGCATAGTTTCTGAAGCAGAATCCATTTTCAATGCTCTCAGAGAAAAAGGCACATGTGATGTTATTTCGTTTGCAACAATGATGTACTTGTACAAGGGCATGGGCATGCTCGACGAGGCTATTGAAGTGGCTGAAGAAATGAGAGAGTCTGGTCTACTAAGTGACTGCACTTCATTTAATCAGGTTATGGCTTGCTACGCTGCTGATGGGCAGTTAAGTGAATGCTGTGAACTGTTTCATGAGATGTTAGTTGAAAGAAAGCTCTTGCTGGATTGGGGAACATTTAAAACGCTCTTCACGCTCTTGAAGAAAGGTGGGGTGCCAAGTGAAGCTGTGTCGCAGCTACAAACCGCATACAATGAAGCTAAACCACTGGCAACACCAGCAATCACTGCAACTCTGTTCTCAGCCATGGGTTTGTATGCATATGCGCTGGAATCATGCCAAGAGCTCACAAGTGGTGAAATTCCTCGCGAGCATTTTGCATACAACGCAGTGATATACACTTATAGTGCATCAGGAGACATTGACATGGCCCTAAAGGCATACATGAGAATGCAGGAAAAAGGTCTAGAACCAGATATTGTCACGCAAGCCTACCTTGTTGGGATATACGGGAAAGCGGGAATGGTGGAAGGTGTGAAGAGGGTACATAGCCGGCTGACGTTTGGGGAGCTTGAACCAAGCCAATCGTTGTTTAAAGCAGTTAGAGATGCTTATGTGAGTGCAAACAGACAGGACTTGGCTGATGtggtgaagaaagagatgagcATTGCTTTTGAAGCTGAAAGGGAGTGTAGTTCAAgatctggagaagaagaagaagacgatgaagaggAAAATTCTGAAGAAGACGAGGCATTTTGAAGTGTAGCCACAGATGTATGTAAGAAATATTGTAGAATATAGGATTTAGTGGAAATGGACTGTACAGTTTCACAGAAGCCAAAGGAAATATGCATACTTAAGCCTCAGATTGATCTCTGGTAAAGAAATGTGTATCTTAAAACtgttatagaaagaaaaaaaaaggttccaCAGGGTCAAATCTATAAAAGCGAGCACCTTTGGCTATGGTTTTGGTAGAGGAATTAGCATACGCTCCTTACAACAATAGATTGATTTGCATCATCGGGTTGGTCTTCTGTTGGTTTTGGTCTCTGGATTGAACATCTTTCTCCTGTCTTGCTTGCTCTTATTTTCAATTGTATAGCATCAAAGCCCATGAAAAGAGCCAGATGTTCTGGAATTGATTCCAATTTGGAATCTTGTCAGTTACTGGTGATGAATATCAACATGGAAGATATGAAACAGAGTAGCCAGCAAATTCCTTCCATTCGGAACAAAGAGTCTCTCAGCTTCAGTCAAAGTATATCAGTTATTGATCTCAAGAAAGTAATAGTAGTGAgcaatgaagatgatgatggagcTCTAGAGTTGAAGAACAGAGGAGTGGAACGAACCAGTGGAGAACTCTTGAAGACCACAGTGTCAATGTGTTTAttgttgtctttgtctttctctaaaagttgtaaaaaaaaagggtgTGAAGCTAAAGCTAAATGGTATGTAAGCaatgttttgcaattttaaatttacaaaataacaCTCGGAGTTTCTGAAAGTTTAATTTTGACCcataatatttgatatttgagGCATTGTCCTGgaattaaaaccaaattgaaacTCCTTCGCGTGTGTTTTCTGCTGCATTTTTACCTCTTAGCGTCTCCGGCGAAAACCCACTACGACTGAGTATGGCGCTCGAAATCGAAGCTCGAGAGTAAGATTTCGCTTTCTCTTACAAACCCTAGTTTTCGTTTAGTGTCACTGATATGAATTGTGCTCCAAGAACCATCGTTTACGAATGCTCAGATGGATCTTAGGTTACATGTTTGGAGAAAACATCTTGAATGTTGGTTTTTTTATATCCTCCATACTAAAGTTGTGGTTTTTAAATCTAcccataatttgttttagctTGGTTCTTCTAAAGCTAATTGCTTCTGAATATCTAGATTCCTCCGTAGCTATTCTTCGTTTAAATTAACGTCGTATACGAAAATTTGAGGGAGATCATCGTTAGagtgttttgattctttgcAATGCGTCTCGAGGAAAAATCCAATTTGTATAAATTTGAACTCTTGTTAATTCTCGGCTTGGATTGAAACCATTGACAGTATTATTAGCCATTTTGTTAGTAATATTGGATGGAGAACGTTTTGATGCTATATGTCAGCTTTGTGTAGATCTTCATCCCTAATAGCTCTCTATTGTGTTGAATGTCTCAGTGTAATAAAGATTATGCTTCAGTTCTGCAAAGAAAATTCCTTGAATCAGACATTCCAGACATTACAAAGCGAGTGTCAGGTTTCCTTGAATACAGTAGACAGCGTCGAGACGTTTATTTCTGATATTAATAGTGGAAGATGGGACTCGGTACTACCTCAAGTTTCCCAGCTTAAACTTCCCAGGAATAAACTTGAAGACCTTTATGAACAGGTTTGTTCTTTTACTCTGTGAAATGTAGAAGTGTATAAAAATAGTGATTGTCAttgtaagttttgtttattttcggGGTGATTTTTTCAGATTGTATTGGAGATGATAGAACTTCGAGAGTTGGACACTGCCCGAGCTATTTTGAGACAAACTCAGGTGATGGGTGTCATGAAGCAGGAGCAAGCAGAAAGATATTTGCGGATGGAGCATCTTCTAGTCAGAAGCTATTTTGATCCGCATGAGGTATGGAAACTATATTATGCTCGACTATTCAATATCACGTTGGGTGTTgcttttgttgttgctgtgtCACCTAAGCATGGTTGTCCGCAACTGTTCAACAGTTCAAACAATGTTGCTATATCTGTTATCTCTTGCATTTTCTGTACTCTACTTGCGACTTTTGATATCTTTCAAAATCTTAAGTAGAACCAGTGAGCGGTTAAACATGAAGTTGTTTCTAGATGAGGGTCTCAAAGTATAACACATGCTCGTATTTCTGAGTACAAAAGTATCTTTACATGTTACTAGCTCTTTTACATGTTGATGGATTTGACTTTTCTATCTGATTAGTCTTTTGAGGTGTATTGTCTCCTAGTCATTGTTCATGTTATGCACAAAGAGTGGCGTTTTTCATGTAATCATTTCCTTGTGATAATCATGGTTTGCTAATTTTACCTTTGTTTCTAAGGCTTATGGAGACTcaactaaagaaagaaaacggGCACAGATTGCTCAAGGTTGGccatttcttctttattttctacaATAACAATTTTCTTCAGTTATTGTATGATTAATTACCTGAAGGAACCAAGTGATGTTCTGGAATACTCTCTCTATTGCATgcttaaatattattatgacATGAAAAGAAGTTATGACGAGAACTTATTTCCTGTTTAATGGTtatagagtttttgttttctcttgctCAGTATGTACTCAAGGTTCACTAATTGTTTGTTCTCCTACTCGATCAGCTGTGGCTGCCGAGGTTACCGTGGTACCACCTTCACGGTTAATGGCTTTGATAGGTCAGGCTTTAAAGTGGCAACAACATCAAGGTGATTATCTAAGGAACTGTGGATGCTACCAAACAGTTCTGTCAAACTTCATCtcgttttcttttacttttttgccTACATTACTAATATATCAATGGAATCAACATATGTACCCTCTCTCATTTCCTAAAATTTACATACACTTGTGTCAGGCCTGCTCCCTCCAGGAACACAGTTTGACCTCTTTCGTGGGACGGCAGCTATGAAGCAAGATGTAGAAGACACACATCCTAATGTTCTTACTCATACCATAAAGGTTCATATTCACACTTTAATAGCTTCTTTAGCTTAGTGGTCTATGATCTGTTGCTCATGATTATTTTGGGTTTTCTCATCAGTTGAGTTCTTGTCtaattttcatatctttttcCTTGTGCTGGTGCTGGTGCAGTTTGGTAAAAAGAGTCATGCAGAATGCGCTAGATTCTCACCAGATGGACAGTTTCTTGCATCTTCTTCTGTGGATGGTTTTATCGAGGTGAGTTGATCCGGAATCTGTATGTATGATAATACAAGTTATTAGTCTTTAAAATAATTCTGTGACTAGGATTGCTCAGACTTGAAAAGCATTACAGGTATGGGATTACATAAGTGGAAAGCTCAAGAAGGATTTGCAATATCAAGCTGATGTAAGCTCTCAtgtcttcttttcattttttaattctaaCTCAGTACGGGGTCAGATGAGCTGTTAGTACATTttaatcaaatgaaaataatcCTTACTGCATCTGATTATTGAACGTGTGACAAGTCTGTGAGAATGATATGGTGGATtactttttgctttttattccaaaaatgTCGCCCATGAGATTCCTGAAGCACCAAGTATATGGTGGATTACTGTtatctttgaattttaattttttctccaATGTAACTCCTAAAGCACCAAGTATCTCGTCTGAGACTTCCTGGTATACAAAATATCAGTTTTGGATAAAGAGTTCCCATTCCATCCTCTTTACTTACTATGATTAATTTCTGACAGGAATCTTTCATGATGCATGATGATCCTGTCCTCTGCATAGACTTTAGCAGAGATTCAGAGATGCTTGCATCTGGGTCACAAGATGGAAAGATTAAAGTAAGTTCC
This sequence is a window from Arabidopsis thaliana chromosome 1 sequence. Protein-coding genes within it:
- a CDS encoding MATE efflux family protein (MATE efflux family protein; FUNCTIONS IN: antiporter activity, drug transmembrane transporter activity, transporter activity; INVOLVED IN: drug transmembrane transport, transmembrane transport; LOCATED IN: membrane; EXPRESSED IN: 8 plant structures; EXPRESSED DURING: 4 anthesis, petal differentiation and expansion stage; CONTAINS InterPro DOMAIN/s: MATE family transporter related protein (InterPro:IPR015521), Multi antimicrobial extrusion protein MatE (InterPro:IPR002528); BEST Arabidopsis thaliana protein match is: MATE efflux family protein (TAIR:AT5G52450.1); Has 10814 Blast hits to 10714 proteins in 1986 species: Archae - 254; Bacteria - 7697; Metazoa - 157; Fungi - 330; Plants - 1356; Viruses - 0; Other Eukaryotes - 1020 (source: NCBI BLink).), encoding MEDGVTPPLLITEKDTTMIRVKEEVKKQLWLSAPLIGVSLLQYSLQVISVMFVGHLGSLPLSAASIATSFASVTGFTFLLGTASALETLCGQAYGAKLYGKLGIQMQRAMFVLLILSVPLSIIWANTEQILVLVHQDKSIASVAGSYAKYMIPSLFAYGLLQCINRFLQAQNNVFPVFVCSGITTCLHLLLCWLFVLKTGLGYRGAALAISVSYWFNVILLSCYVKFSPSCSHSWTGFSKEAFQELYDFSKIAFPSAVMVCLELWSFELLVLASGLLPNPVLETSVLSICLNTSLTIWQISVGLGGAASIRVSNELGAGNPQVAKLAVYVIVGIAVAEGIVVVTVLLSIRKILGHAFSSDPKIIAYAASMIPIVACGNFLDGLQCVLSGVARGCGWQKIGACVNLGSYYLVGVPLGLLLGFHFHIGGRGLWLGIVTALSVQVLCLSLVTIFTNWDKEAKKATNRVGSSDDKDGDVQ